One genomic region from Leishmania panamensis strain MHOM/PA/94/PSC-1 chromosome 10 sequence encodes:
- a CDS encoding hypothetical protein (TriTrypDB/GeneDB-style sysID: LpmP.10.0840): MGYASVCDTILSFLRKFFSLILAIAMGFLTLLYVIGAGVVTTQAKSFSKSGFAHFLGIIFAITSAMGYLILHFVPRKAYRLLYALTFIMLTTVFLVSHSMGLAAPVVADCGVAGSLNFTGNYTGIGSIGSILNDENQNVTIGRLGQPVAQCKGNALLFAASFLNMFLYVIALFDVQTVLLARVRSKTYGERFVEMGISN; the protein is encoded by the coding sequence ATGGGGTACGCTTCCGTCTGCGACACCATACTGAGCTTCTTGCGAAAGTTCTTCTCTCTGATCCTCGCCATTGCGATGGGTTTCCTTACACTGCTGTACGTCATTGGCGCTGGCGTGGTGACCACCCAGGCAAAGAGCTTCAGTAAGTCAGGCTTTGCCCATTTCCTGGGCATTATCTTCGCTATTACCTCCGCGATGGGGTATCTTATTCTGCATTTTGTCCCCCGCAAGGCGTACCGTCTTCTCTACGCCCTCACATTCATTATGCTCACAACGGTGTTCTTGGTGTCTCACTCGATGGGGCTGGCGGCGCCGGTCGTAGCCGACTGCGGCGTCGCTGGATCGCTGAACTTCACGGGCAACTACACGGGTATCGGCAGCATTGGCTCCATACTGAATGATGAAAACCAAAACGTGACGATTGGCCGCCTTGGCCAGCCGGTGGCGCAGTGCAAAGGCAACGCCCTTCTCtttgccgcctccttcctcaaCATGTTCCTCTACGTGATTGCGCTGTTTGACGtgcagacggtgctgctggcccGCGTCAGGTCAAAGACCTACGGGGAGCGCTTTGTGGAGATGGGCATCAGTAactag